The following are encoded in a window of Penaeus vannamei isolate JL-2024 chromosome 17, ASM4276789v1, whole genome shotgun sequence genomic DNA:
- the LOC138864573 gene encoding mucin-2-like, translating to MVQRLRYDGRVYSGSLTTSSFTTPTTTTATPATTLSDDTSTIATPPTEQPGVPSFPSVRPSPSPAPSPPTPPVDGVTESDQYTSESSIPSGETGTTLPTPADQARPTVPVVGPEVELTTEHAAMNTTSFVSVHVSTSVSISATMSPGVSRPTLPPVGSEVETEALEAMEPLTAAPETTTPSVVTTTDHEAQPSEAVTDTPDSGHFTPHYGDEPYDAATGPGTDRPYGPGTGELYGPGTDRPYGPGTYRPYGPGTDRPYGPSTDRPYGPGTDRPYDPMVLALTDPMALALTDLLVLALTSHMALALTDPMVPALPYGPSTDRPYGPGTDRPTGPGTDEPYGLGTDRPYGPGTDRPYGPSTDRPYGPGTDEPYGPGTDRPYGPGTDRPYGPGTDRPYDPMDLALTDLLVLALTSHMALALTDPMVLALMSHMVLALTDPMVLALTDPMVLALTDLLVLAVPYGPGTDRPYGPGTDRPTGPGSDEPYGPGTDRPTGPGTDRPTGPTGPGTDRPTGPGTDRPTGPGTDRPTGPGTDRPTGPGTDTPTGPGTDEPYGPGTDRPYGPGTDRPTGPGTDRPTGPGTDRPDGPGTDRPYGPGTDRPTGPGTDRPTGPGTDRPYGPGTDRPTGPGTDRPTGPGTDRPYGPGTDRPYGPGTDRPYGPGTDRPYGPGTDTPTGPGSDRPTGLGTDTPTGPGTDEPYGPGTDRPYGPGTDRPYGPGTDRPYGPGTDRPTGLGTDTPTGPGTDRPYGPGTDRPYGPGTDRPYGPGTDRPYGAGTDRPYGPGTDRPYGPGTDRPYGPGTDRPYGPGTDRPYGPGTDRPYGPGTDRPYGPGTDRPYGPGTDRPYGPGTDRPYGPDTDRPTGPGTDRPTGPGTDRPYGPGTDRPTGPGTDRPTGPGTDRPTGPSTDRPYGPGTDRPYGPGTDRPYGPGTDRPYGPGTDRPYGPGTDRPYGPGTDRPYGHGTDRPNGPGTDEPYGPGTDRPYGPGTDEPYGPGTDRPYGPGTDRPYGPGTDRPYGPGTDRPYGPGTDEPYGPGTDEPYGPGTDRPTGPGTDRPTGPGTDRPYGPGTDRPTGPGTDRPTGPGTDRPAGPGTDIPDGPGTDRPYGPGTDRPTGPGTDRPTGPGTDRPYGPGTDRPYGPGTDRPYGPGTATPTGPGTDRPYGPGTVEPYGPGTDRPYGPGTDRPYGPGTDRPYGPGTDRPYGPGTDRPYGPGTDRPYGPDTDRPYGPGTDESYGPGTDRPYGPGTDRPTGLGTDEPYGPGTDEPYGPGTDRPTGPGTDEPYGPGTDRPYGPGTDRPYGPGTDRPYGPGTDRPTGPGTDEPYGPGTVRPYGPGTDRPAGPGTDRPAGPGTDRPAGPGTDRPYGPGTDRPYGPGTDRPYGPGTDRPYGPGTDRPYGPGTDRPYGPGTDRPYGPGTYRPYGPGTDEPYGPGTDRPYGPGTDRPTGPGTDRPTGPGTDRPYGPGTDRPTGPGTDRPTGPGTDRPTGPGTDRPTGPGTDRPTGPGTDRPYGPGTDRPTGPGTDRPYGPGTDRPTGPGTDRPTGPGTDRPTGPGTDRPTGPGTDLLVLALTDLLVLALTDPTVLALTNLPVLALTNLLVLALTDLMVLPTGPGTDTPTGPGTDRPTGPGTDRPIGPGTDRPTGPGTDRPYGPGTDRPTGPGTDRPTGPGTDRPTGPGTDKPYVSGTDKPTGPGTDRPYGPGTDRPYGPYGPGTDRPYGPGTDIPYGPGTDRPSGPGTDEPYGSGTDRPYGPGTDIPYGPGTDRPYGPGTDRPYGPGTDRPYGPDTDEPYGPGTDRPTGPGTDRPTDLLVLALTDPLALALADLLVLALTDPLVLAQPDLLALVLTELLVLALTDLLVLALTDLLVMALTDPMVMALTDLLVLAMTDLPYGPGTDRPYGPGTDRPYGPGSDEPYGPGTDRPTGPGSDEPYGPGTDRPTGPGSDEPYGPGTDRPYGPGTDRPYGPGSDEPYGPGTDRPTGPGSDEPYGPGTDRPEGPVHTPVYDDFPTDVTGGTFDGIITPGPFINFPTATEVPTTTVVADRFDDDGTLPPGITGVTAGLPFGDDDGGSFFGGVGGTTGSPVATVVSSTENDTSMSLHIPLVTFIPALIMPFLVTKLPPGSAGSPTCKDNYNCKDTQLCYGGVCVDGCSVSKCGYKAQCHTVHHIPMCTCVPGHRGNPLTECLPKTVYIAQRKYDSAVTIAI from the exons ATGGTTCAGCGCCTTCGTTATGATGGCCGTGTGTACAGTGGAT CTCTAACCACCAGTTCGTTCACCACTCCTACCACCACCACAGCTACACCCGCCACCACACTCTCTGACGACACCTCCACCATTGCCACCCCGCCCACAGAACAGCCGGGTGTTCCTAGTTTCCCCTCCgtccgtccttccccctcccctgcaccctcccctcctaccccccctgttGATGGAGTCACGGAAAGCGACCAGTACACTTCTGAGTCCTCCATTCCCTCGGGGGAGACCGGGACGACACTGCCTACCCCGGCTGACCAGGCACGACCCACCGTGCCAGTCGTCGGACCAGAGGTAGAGCTGACCACTGAACACGCTGCCATGAACACGACCTCTTTTGTGTCCGTGCATGTGTCCACAAGTGTGTCCATCTCCGCCACCATGTCCCCTGGGGTTTCACGACCGACCCTCCCGCCGGTGGGAAGTGAGGTCGAGACGGAAGCCCTGGAGGCCATGGAACCTCTCACTGCCGCCCCCGAAACCACCACGCCCTCGGTCGTCACCACCACAGACCACGAGGCGCAGCCGAGCGAGGCCGTGACTGACACCCCGGACAGCGGTCACTTCACGCCGCACTATGGTGACGAACCTTACGATGCCGCCACTGgccctggcactgacagaccctatggccCTGGCACTGGCGAGCTATACGGTCCTGGCACTGatagaccctatggtcctggcacctATAGACCCTATGgccctggcactgacagaccctatggtcctagcactgacagaccctatggtcctggcactgacagaccctatg accctatggtcctggcactgacagaccctatggccctggcactgacagacctactggtcctggcactgacgagCCATATGgccctggcactgacagaccctatggtcccgGCACT accctatgggcctagcactgacagaccctatggtcctggcactgacagacctactggtcctggcactgacgagCCATATGGCcttggcactgacagaccctatggtcctggcactgacagaccctatgggcctagcactgacagaccctatgggccTGGCACTGATGAGCCATATgggcctggcactgacagaccctatggtcctggcactgacagaccctatggtcctggcactgacagaccctatg accctatggacctggcactgacagacctactggtcctggcactgacgagCCATATGgccctggcactgacagaccctatggtcctggcactgatgagccatatggtcctggcactgacagaccctatggtcctggcactgacagaccctatggtcctggcactgacagacctactggtcctggcagT accctatggtcctggcactgacagaccctatggtcctggcactgacagacctactggtcctggctCTGACGAGccatatggtcctggcactgacagacctactggtcctggcactgacagacctactg gacctactggtcctggcactgacagacctactggtcctggcactgacagacctactggtcctggcactgacagacctactggccctggcactgacagacctactggtcctggcactgacacacctactggtcctggcactgacgagccatatggtcctggcactgacagaccctatggtcctggcactgacagacctactggtcctggcactgacagacctactggtcctggcactgacagacccgatggtcctggcactgacagaccctatggtcctggcactgacagacctactggtcctggcactgacagacccactggtcctggcactgacagaccctatggtcctggcactgacagacctactggtcctggcactgacagacctactggtcctggcactgacaggccctatggtcctggcactgacagaccctatggtcctggcactgacagaccctatggtcctggcactgacagaccctatggccctggcacagacacacctactggtcctggctctgacagacctactggtctTGGCACTGACAcacctactggtcctggcactgacgagccatatggtcctggcactgacagaccctatggtcctggcactgacagaccctatggtcctggcactgacagaccctatggtcctggcactgacagacctactggtctTGGCACTGACAcacctactggtcctggcactgacagaccctatggtcctggcactgacagaccctatgggcctggcactgacagaccctatggtcctggcactgacagaccctatggtgctggcactgacagaccctatggtcctggcactgacagaccctatggtcctggcactgacagaccctatggtcctggcactgacagaccctatggtcctggcactgacagaccctatggtcctggcactgacagaccctatggtcctggcactgacagaccctatggtcctggcactgacagaccctatggtcctggcactgacagaccctatggtcctggcactgacagaccctatggtcctgacactgacagacctactggtcctggcactgacagacctactggtcctggcactgacagaccctatggtcctggcactgacagacctactggtcctggcactgacagacctactggtcctggcactgacagacctactggtcctagcactgacagaccctatggtcctggcactgacagaccctatggtcctggcactgacagaccctatggtcctggcactgacagaccctatggtcctggcactgacagaccctatggtcctggcactgacagaccctatggtcctggcactgacagaccctatggtcatggcactgacagacccaatggtcctggcactgacgagccatatggtcctggcactgacagaccctatggtcctggcactgacgagccatatggtcctggcactgacagaccctatggtcctggcactgacagaccctatggtcctggtactgacagaccctatggtcctggcactgacagaccctatggtcctggcactgacgagccatatggtcctggcactgatgagccatatggtcctggcactgacagacctactggtcctggcactgacagacctactggtcctggcactgacagaccctatgggcctggcactgacagacctactggtcctggcactgacagacctactggtcctggcactgacagacctgctggtcctggcactgacatacccgatggtcctggcactgacagaccctatgggcctggcactgacagacctactggtcctggcactgacagacccactggtcctggcactgacagaccctatggtcctggcactgacagaccctatggtcctggcactgacagaccctatggtcctggcactgccacacctactggtcctggcactgatagaccctatggtcctggcactgtcGAGccatatggtcctggcactgacagaccctatggtcctggcactgacagaccctatggtcctggcactgacagaccctatggtcctggcactgacagaccctatggtcctggcactgacagaccctatggtcctggcactgacagaccctatggtcctgacactgacagaccctatggtcctggcactgacgagtcatatggtcctggcactgatagaccctatggtcctggcactgacagacctactggtctTGGCACTGACGAGccatatggtcctggcactgacgagccatatggtcctggcactgacagacctactggtcctggcactgacgagccatatggtcctggcactgacagaccctatggtcctggcactgacagaccctatggtcctggcactgacagaccctatggtcctggcactgacagacctactggtcctggcactgacgagccatatggtcctggcactgttagaccctatggtcctggcactgacagacctgcTGGTCCTGGAACTGACAGACCTGCTGGTCCTGGAACTGACAGACCtgctggtcctggcactgacagaccctatggtcctggcactgacagaccctatggtcctggcactgacagaccctatggtcctggcactgacagaccctatggtcctggcactgacagaccctatggtcctggcactgacagaccctatggtcctggcactgacagaccctatggtcctggcacttacagaccctatggtcctggcactgacgagccatatggtcctggcactgatagaccctatggtcctggcactgacagacctactggtcctggcactgacagacctactggtcctggcactgacagaccctatggtcctggcactgacagacctactggtcctggcactgacagacctactggtcctggcactgacagacctactggtcctggcactgacagacctactggtcctggcaccgacagacctactggtcctggcactgacagaccttatggtcctggcactgacagacctactggtcctggcactgacagaccctatggtcctggcactgacagacctactggtcctggcactgacagacctactggtcctggcactgacagacctactggtcctggcactgacagacctactggtcctggcactg acctactggtcctggcactgacagacctactggtcctggcactgacagaccctacgGTCCTGGCACTGACAAACCTACCGGTCCTGGCACTGACAaacctactggtcctggcactgacagaccttaTGGTCTT acctactggcCCTGGCACTGACAcacctactggtcctggcactgacagacctactggtcctggcactgacagacctattGGTCCTGGCACTGAtagacctactggtcctggcactgacagaccctatggtccaggtactgacagacctactggtcctggcactgacagacctactggtcctggcactgacagacctaccGGTCCTGGCACTGACAAGCCATATGTTTCTGGCACTGACAAACCTAccggtcctggcactgacagaccctatgggcctggcactgacagaccctatgg accctatggtcctggcactgacagaccctatgggccTGGCACTGACataccctatggtcctggcactgacagaccatCTGGCCCTGGCACTGACGAGCCATATGGttctggcactgacagaccctatggtccagGCACTGACataccctatggtcctggcactgacagaccctatggtcctggcactgacagaccctatggtcctggcactgacagaccctatggtcctgacACCGACGAGccatatggtcctggcactgacagacctactggtcctggcactgacagacctactg acctactggtcctggcactgacagacccacTGGCCCTAGCACTGgcagacctactggtcctggcactgacagacccacTGGTCCTGGCACAGCCAGACCTACTAGCCCTGGTACTGACAGAAttactggtcctggcactgacagacctgcTGGTcttggcactgacagacctactggtcatggcactgacagaccctatggtcatggcactgacagacctactggtcctggcaaTGACAGACCt accctatggtcctggcactgacagaccctatggtcctggcactgacagaccctatggtcctggctcTGACGAGccatatggtcctggcactgacagaccaaCTGGTCCTGGCTCTGACGAGccatatggtcctggcactgacagaccaaCTGGTCCTGGCTCTGACGA accctatggtcctggcactgacagaccctatggtcctggcactgacagaccctatggtcctggctcTGACGAGccatatggtcctggcactgacagaccaaCTGGTCCTGGCTCTGACGAGccatatggtcctggcactgacagacctgaGGGCCCTGTGCACACGCCTGTGTACGATGACTTTCCCACCGATGTAACTGGAGGGACATTTGACGGCATTATCACCCCGGGTCCATTTATCAATTTCCCGACTGCCACCGAAGTGCCCACAACGACGGTGGTTGCTGACCGATTTGATGACGACGGGACCCTGCCTCCTGGGATAACCGGAGTAACCGCAGGACTCCCATTCGGCGATGATGACGGCGGCAGCTTCTTTGGGGGCGTTGGTGGGACTACTGGATCGCCCGTTGCAACAGTGGTTTCATCCACGGAGAATGATACTTCCATGTCCCTTCATATCCCCCTTGTGACCTTTATCCCTGCCCTTATCATGCCCTTCCTTGTCACCAAGTTACCTCCAGGTTCTGCAGGAAGTCCCACCTGCAAGGACAATTATAACTGCAAGGACACCCAGCTGTGTTACGGCGGGGTGTGTGTGGACGGTTGTTCTGTATCCAAGTGTGGGTACAAGGCTCAGTGCCACACCGTGCATCACATCCCCATGTGTACCTGTGTACCTGGTCATCGTGGTAACCCCCTGACGGAGTGCCTTCCAAAGACAG TCTATATTGCACAGCGTAAGTATGACTCAGCAGTGACCATTGCCATTTAG